CAGACCAGAGAATTTGACCTCTAACCTTAAAccacatctgtctctctccctctatcctTCTTTCTTAGATAGAGCGAGAGATATAAAAGCAGCTATGTTTAGGACATGAGAATGTGAcgttcaccacacacacacgactgcaCTAGCCTTCCTCTAATATtagtctatatatatttattactttagtTAATTGGCTTTAATGTAAGGCAGACAGACTCTTAACTTTTAtctaaacttttattattatattgcatCCAAAGTACAGTTCCAGTCCTGTAAACTCTGAGGTTCATGCCAGCTCATCGGAGTGGCTCTGGTGGCTGTTCACGATGCTGTTAAACGGTACATTTAATACACCCccccctccctttttttttttattggcaggATTTCTTATCCTTTAATCCAAATCGCCACTCAGTCAGGGAAGAGCGTGTACCTGACCGTGACCAAGGAAAGCAGCGACAGCGTGGTCCTGCTCTTCAAGCTGATCAGTAACCGAGCGGCTAGCGGGCTGTACCGGGCCATCACCGAGACGCACGCTTTCTACAGGTGGGTGAAACATCACGCTGAGAAGAACAAGCACCGATCCATGTTTAAAAACTATCCATGTTCGGATGTTTCTCGTGATCTAGACCTATAGAGCATTTCATCAGCTCTACCAGTCACCATCCCAGCTCTTAGAAAACCCAAAGTCCTGCAGCGATGTTGTGTCTCAGTGCTGCACTTTGTCCTGGTTGTGAATGATATGTGAACATGTTCACACTTACACCAGACAGTAATAACACCTTCACACACTGAGTTTATGAGGATcagcaaatgtttattttttgcagcTATATTTAGCTTCATGGGCATAAAGTTAATAAATGGGTTCGAGGATAATTTTGTTCTGGCAAGGATCTAACATCTACATCATTTGTTCCTGTTTGGAAGAAGTGTGCTAGCTGTGTGTCAGCGGTTTGAATCGGCCCATTGTGGGCTGAGgattgaaatttatttatttatttattgtattctttatttccttattatttctcatgtttctgtttttaaaaacatgctaCAAATCTGCATTCGTGTCGTGATTTTTAAACAAAGCTGTCTTTCATTGTTCAAAGACCTTGAGCatggagtctgtgtgtgtttgttttttcccttcttaAATTATGATCATATAATTAGGTTTGAGTGTTGCGCATTATTAAATCCAGGGCAAGTATGTAGGTTAAACAAAGTAGCAGACGAAATAGTCATCGTAAAGGTATAAAACTCTCGCGTTCTAGAAAAGTGATGACATGATGTGAGCGTTCTTGTCGTGAGTCACTCCTTTCGTCCTGGTGCTGATTTATTTCTCAGTAACAGCATTTGCTACAGTATTGTGATAAACTGGCTCTTTTCCACGTCCACCTGCCCTCGGCGTCTCCTCGGCACCGCTCCAGATTAGGCAGCGTGTACGGCTGATGACGTCATCTCATTGTTCTGCAACTTTTCTTTAGCATGTGCAGTTTTTCTCGCTCGTCTCACTCTTTTCTGCACACTCGGCATCTCTTCACTTATTTGATCTAATAGAGATCGGTGACTGTGAATCAGCACTTTGGGAAGTTTTCTGAGTGCTGGCAAGGACACGCAGCACACCAGAGCAGCAGCGGCGGCAGATGATTTAAAGACTAATAGATGTTTGAATTCagtcatgttgtgttttttttttttttttcaaatatttagtCTGCTACTGAAACTCAGTCAGAATTTTTGCTCGGCACTAATGGAAGCGTTTATTCTTTCCTCAGATGTGACACCGTAACGAATGCGGTCATGATGCAGTACAGCCGTGACTTCAAGGGTCACCTGGCTTCACTTTTCCTCAATGAGAACATCAACCTGGGGAAGAAGTACGTCTTTGACATCCGCCGGACGTCCAAAGAGGTGTACGACTATGCCAGACGTGCTCTGTACAACGCCGGCATTGTGGACCTCATGTCTCGGTCCGGCACACGGTCTCCGTCCTCCCGCTCACCCTGGCACGGAGAGGAAGGTTTGCTAGAGTGTGGAGGTTGTCAGCAGAACCGGTTGCTGCAGGAGAAACTGCAGAAGCTGCGCGAGGCCTTCCTGTGCATGCTGTGCTGCGAGGAAGAGATCGACGCCGCCTTCTGCCCCTGCGGACATACGGTGTGCTGCCAGAACTGTGCTACACAACTCCAGGTGAGACACATACATAGTGAACTTGTAATAAACTACATCTATTCAGCTTGGTGTTTTTATATTACTCTACtcctgggctttttttttttttttttaaattaaatttgtaaATGAATTGTCCCTCTTTGCAGTCGTGTCCTGTGTGCCGCTCTGAGGTAGAACACATCCAGCACGTCTACCTGCCCACCTGCACCAGTCTGCTGAACCTGACAGTggggagcagcagcagcagcagtcctGCGCCTATCCGCCGCTCCATGGCGCCACACACCTGCAGCAGCACTCATTACTGCAGCGACGACAAACTCTGCCAGACCTAAACCTCCAATCCACATCGCAGTTATTCACGACtctcacctccacctccaccttctcccatgaacattttctaaaatcagTTTTCTGTCTTCATCTTTGAGTGAATCAGTTGATCTGAaacgtccttttttttttatttttatttttttttaaatctgtattaTTCTAACGTGTATTCTATCATAgccttcagttttattttagaaacttGATGTCTCTtgatgcgttttttttttctttctttcttctcctcctatttaattgcattttataCGTTTGGTTTTTATTACAGGATTTCCACTTTCGATCGTATTGATTTATTTGCAGTGGAATTGTGTGcagtattttgtgtgtatgatgcCAGTCtcgctttctttttttatgatgaAGGTTACAGGAATGTTTCATTTGTGTGGATTTTATTGCTCACAGATTCATAAATCCTCCAGGCGGCGAGTATATACACGTGTAATACACGACTTCGCCGACTAGACGTCCCTCGTATGCAAATAAATTATCCGGTGCGATTgtagcctttatttttttattttgtgggaCGTATacaaaatagtaaaatattGACACCGTCACTTTACCGAGGAGGTTTAAAGCTCCGAGGCCTTAACGTAGCAGTAACACAATGTGTTTGTTATGCATATTCTTTCTTTGCACAGACTTTTgtcgttttaaaaaaaaaacaaaaaaaatgaagaggaattttattttctttattcctgACACGGTCACTGCAGGGGcaatttttttcactttctataaatagattttgtttctgtttgtttgaagCAAAAGCTATGCTCTGTACTTGTAgagtcttttttatatttacttgaAAAAGAGGTATTAATAAAGTtgtgatttttaaacattaagacTTTGTGTGATTTGTGGGAGGTAAcaggcatttatttatctactaaGTTACATAACCAAGCATGTTGCTGAAGAGGATTAAAGTTGTGCTCCGGGTCCAGACaccacctcctctctctcacacacacacacacacccctgtgtcTCTTTCCTTCACATTCTAGTGGCTTCGGTGTCAAGTGTGTTCTGTGGAATAGCTCAAGTCACCCACTGAGGTCCAAGAAAATGAGTTTTATAGCTAAATGGAACGTTATTGGATATTGGAAAAAACAAAGGGAAACCAATGCAAAGTGAGAATGCAAAGAGAGAATGCTCAGTTCAGACCAACAAACAAGAGCTTTCTTCTTCTAACCCACATTTTTTTAGCAGTTCAATGTTTTATAtacttacgtgtgtgtgtgtgtgtgtgtgtatatatatatatataacacggATTGTTCAGAATAAGTCCCGGGCTTGGCTAGTTTACGATCTATGAGATGACCAGTGTTCTGGGTTTGATGATGGTATTAGCATGAAGGTTAAATCTTAGCTAGCTGATCTGTTTGAGGAGGTGACCTCGAGCTGGCCAAGaactaaagtgctgctgcattgcTCTTTAGTTAAAGGAGAAACAAGTGCTATATAGACCGCAGCGTGTtgacaatacaataaatacatctTGGAGTTACCGAAGATgtaatttttaaagaaaaatattatgtatgttatttaggttgatttttttttcaatcactCCTAAATAAACCCTTTTCACTAGTGCAGAACTTGAACCATCGTTCAAGCTTTCACTGATATGTCATCTATTTCTGATAACGCCGGTCTTCCCCTTTCACCCAGTTCCTCACACAGCACTGATACGGAGGCTGGAGTTCACTAGATGATGAAGACGTGATCTATAGTGcgtatgtacacatacacacacagctataatTCTCACACCGTACACATCTGTACGTTCTTTTCCACATGCAGGGTCAGAGGTCAGGTGATAATTTTCCAGACTGTTAGAGAAGGAGGGGATTAAGTTAAATCAGCTTTTACACTGAGAGGTACAGAGGTTGGGTTAAAGCATGACAAGCTGTCTGGAATTGCGtaatgtgtgtttgggagaTAGGAAAAgttgagaagagaagaggaaggaaggaaagggaagggaagggaaaatGCTGATGAAAAATgggagaaacaaaaacaaaagtgttgcgTTTAACATTTTGTTCAGTGTACATAAATTCAAAGAACAGAATAAGAGCAAAGATGGAAACAAATCTGGGTTACAGATCTACCCTGAAATGCTTGGCAGTTATTCTTCTCTGGGACACATTTGTAAAAGCATTACTTCTTATGTTAATGAGCTCATTCTTCTGAGTGTAGAAGCTAAAAATAAACCTGCACAGGTTTCCAGTGCAGAGCAGTTGTACAGCGCCATCTGCTGACTGAACAACACACTGACGTCTAACCTGTTGGCAAAAATCTATGGTCAAAGAGAACTGAAATataccaaaaacacacacaaacgattttatattttgtgtatttttgtatgtttttgtaaagTTTTGTATTAACTTTTGACCCAAACCGTTGCATTATGGTTGCCCATGTTGCACTTGTGACTAGGACTGAAGTCCTTAGctctatgttgttttatgtagcactgaGAAACTCATTTCGCTGTGTACtgcatatatggttaaaatgacaataaaagcttaatgcaaaaacttgacttgacttgaagaaaaagaagaagaagaagaagaagaagaagaagaagaaactacactatactacactacacaaccctacactacactacacaacacaacactacactacacttcactacactacactacaagaccctacacatcactacactacacgacacaacacaacactacacaacactacactacactacactacactacaagaccctacacatcactacactacacgacacaacactacactacactacactacacatcactacactacacgacacaacacaacactacacaacactacactacactacactacactacaagaccctacacaacactacactacacgacacaacactacactacactacactacactacaagaccctacacaacactacactacctgACATGacactacactaccctacatgacacaacactacactacactacactacactacactacactacactacactacctgacacgacactacactaccctacacaacacgacactacactacactacactacactacctgacacgacactacactaccctacacaacatgacactacactacactacactacactacactacactacctgacacgacactacactaccctacacaacactacactacactacactacactacactacactacactacctgACACGACAATACACTACCCTACACAAcacgacactacactacactacactacactacctgACACGACACTACACGACACTAcacgacactacactacactacactacactacctgACACGACAATACACTACCCTACACAAcacgacactacactacactacactacactacactacactacactacactacactacctgacacgacactacactacactacactacactacactacactacactacactaaactacactacaccaccTGACAtgacaatacactacacaacactacactaccctacaTGACAcgacaatacactacacaacactacactaccctacatgacacgacactacactacactacaccacctGACacgacaatacaatacacaagaCTACACTACCCTACATGAcacgacactacactacactacaccacactacactacactacactacctgacacgacactacactacactgcaatacacgacacgacacaacactatactatacaatactatactatactatactatagttATTATGCTTTGGTCACAGGAACATCATTTGTGTATAACAGGTTATCCACAACCTGGAAGATATCACAATGAAACAGCGACATTAATTAGAATAGACAAGAACAAATTAATAGGCTAAAATATAACATCTCAATATTAAAATTTGTCTTATATTGAAATTAGTAGAATTCCATAAAAATGCTAATAGGAATGATGTTAAATAAAAGACTGAGGGAGAATGAGACACGTCTGAGAAACATGATTTATGTCTCTTATATATTACCTGCTATAACATGATTAGGAGCACAGGGGGCGCCATTACTCAAGTAATCCTGTGTTTCACTGAGTTTCTCCGTTTCAATATGATCAACAGATTTAGCCATGGAAACGCATTCGTTTAGAAACTGGACCTTTGTTTGTCTGCTCTAATATCAGAAAACAAAACTGACTGAATAAAGTAATTGTGGTTTTTTCATATCAATAAATACAGTTATGAACTACTGAAAGGTGAACTACTgactcaagtctcaagtctttttCAGACAAGTACAGGCTTTCTCCTAGGATTGTGTAACAGCTTCTATTTTGCCTGTAGATGATAAGCAGCTTCAAATGATGCTAACACCACCATGTATCACTGTTTCCAGGGTGAAGAACTTTGTTATAAGACCAAAGTGTTAGTGGCTTTTTCAAAATTTGATGTCAAACAGCTTTCTATACGCAAATTTCTACAAAACTCAGCTAGGTAGCAGCGAGTTCTTGCTATGCTTTTCATATGTACAGTTTCTTTAGATCCCTCCTACTCCTGCAGAGTTACATTCAAATGAAAGAAGGTTGCTTGAGGGTgttggtgcaaaaaaaaaaaagaaaaaagacaatacatGCATGGTGTGTACACTTCATATGACAGCACAGTGCTGGTGGAGATGAGTTTGGGATCAGGGGTCAGCGCTTTAATTGGATATGTAGGAGCTACAACTCCGTCCACAGGGTAGTAGaaggaaattgtgtgtgtgtgtgtgtgtgtgtgtgtgtgtgtgtgtgtgtgtgtgtgtgtgtgtgtgtgtgtgtgtgtgtgtgtgtgtggtgtggtgtcgaGTGTGACGtgctgtctgcttggctgtggcaGTGCTGCGTGTGGGAGTGAAAGTGTAGGGCAGGTCAGTAAAGGCCTTGACTTTGTTTATGTCCTTAAGACATTATAAAGAAAGATGTGTTTGGTCCTTTAAACGTTCCTTTATTATAACTAGCAAAAATGTGTTATGATATTAAACGTGATAAAAGTCCTCTGAGCTGTAACAGTTACACAGTCATAGTCAGAATGGAGTCAGAAAGGAAagatgttttaatttatttgattttattcttaatttgtttttatcacCACATTTTAGAAATGTGAATCTACCAACATGTTATTTCACTGTAGGACTCTATAGTTTTAATTTCTTATACTCATGAGAAATAACTTAGTCTTCACAGGCACAGGGGGCACAAAGGTTCCTAAGAGTACCTACGATCATGACtttgtgacattttacattttttatgttctttataAGATAGATGttctattaattattaattgcCTCCCTGTGATTGCTCCCAGAAAAGGTATGTTGGAAAGCTGTTAGCATATGATAGGTATGACTTGGGGGAACAAGCTGTTGCTGATGTTAGTGCTGTCATGATGTTGCTGAAGTTACTGCTGatatttttgccattttgttCACCAATACAGATGCAGAAACAGAACGGTGATCAGTCCTGGTTGGAAAGTGCATTAAAGCAGCACTCTAAAGCCTAAAGTCCATGCTGTCTGTACCtgccttagtgtgtgtgtgtgtgtgtgtgtgtgtgtgtgtgtgtgtgtgtgtgtgtgtgtgtgtgtgtgtgtgtgtgtgtgtgtgtgtgtgtgtctgctcaaTCTCACAGCTTGAAGCCTGACTCTGAAATGCATCTGATTCAATAAAGGGGAATCTGCAGAGGCTCCATGGGCATAAAGTGTCCCTCTGCTGCTGTGAATTGTCCCTAAATGGACATTTAAATCAGCCATGGTGGTGTTTCGATGCTCTGCCTGGCCCATTTTCCGTCCTGTGTCTGGACcacattttgatgtttttgtttaatgaaCATGTGTGCTTTAGCGGTGGGAGCAGGGCAACATTTCATTAAATTACACAATCATATgatagaaactccacacagacagggGATACTGAGTGGGTTTGCACTGCCATACAGAGTACCTGCTGTGTTTGagaaaatatgaataatatacTGTGTTTAATATCAAAATTGAAATTGATGACTTgtagtgtaaataaaaatgtaaataaatgacaaaatatatattatactatatttatacacacacacacacacacacacacacacacacacacacacacacacacacacacacacacacacatatcatatAACACTGGGGATAtatacactgcactacactatactattatatgatactacaccacactacactatactagtatactacattatactacacaatactacacaatactacactaccctacactgcactacacaatactacactaccctacactgcactacactacacaatactacacaatactacactaccctacactgcactacactacactatactacacaatactacacaatactacactaccctacactgcactacactacactacactacactatactacacaatactacacaatactacactaccctacactgcactacactatacaacactatactaccctacactgcactgcactacactatactacactatactacacaatattacacaatattactacactaccctacattgcactgtactacactatactacactatactacccAATAttactacactaccctacattgcactgtactacact
The Tachysurus fulvidraco isolate hzauxx_2018 chromosome 7, HZAU_PFXX_2.0, whole genome shotgun sequence DNA segment above includes these coding regions:
- the mylipa gene encoding E3 ubiquitin-protein ligase MYLIP-A, which gives rise to MLCHVTRPDSVVMEVEVDAKANGEDCLNKVCRKLGIIEVDYFGLQFSGGKGENLWLNLRNRISQQMDSVTPCRLRLRVKFFVEPHLILQEQTRHLFFMHVKEDLHRGHLRMCSEQAEELSSLLAQAEFGDYNQNTAKYWYTELCGKDPDQETVNSIIAKHKALEGLSQGSVEYQALQLVASLEHYGVEWHWVRDAEGQRLAVGVGPDGIAVCRDDFSLVNRISYPLIQIATQSGKSVYLTVTKESSDSVVLLFKLISNRAASGLYRAITETHAFYRCDTVTNAVMMQYSRDFKGHLASLFLNENINLGKKYVFDIRRTSKEVYDYARRALYNAGIVDLMSRSGTRSPSSRSPWHGEEGLLECGGCQQNRLLQEKLQKLREAFLCMLCCEEEIDAAFCPCGHTVCCQNCATQLQSCPVCRSEVEHIQHVYLPTCTSLLNLTVGSSSSSSPAPIRRSMAPHTCSSTHYCSDDKLCQT